The Fusarium musae strain F31 chromosome 10, whole genome shotgun sequence genome window below encodes:
- a CDS encoding hypothetical protein (EggNog:ENOG41~antiSMASH:Cluster_10.3), whose amino-acid sequence MSRIIGSKIQVAGWTIYSALIWSLKLSMLYFYTRLTTGLGRSYRIRIYVGFGLVIGTFIATIIAIFAGCQPFHKYWQINPDPGTNISTDIYLIAIPLPMLWGSSLKMIKKIASTIVLGAGSRSWSRACWKLGHSRSLCRRNDNQPTDPLSALQGLAHANLRKRITLLS is encoded by the exons ATGTCCAGGATAATTGGCTCCAAGATCCAGGTTGCCGGCTGGACCATATACTCCGCTCTTATTTGGTCCCTGAAGTTGTCCATGCTGTACTTCTACACTCGTCTGACG ACGGGACTTGGCCGGTCTTATCGCATCCGGATATACGTGGGTTTCGGCCTTGTCATCGGCACTTTCATTGCGACTATAATAGCCATATTTGCTGGCTGCCAGCCTTTTCACAAGTACTGGCAGATCAACCCAGATCCTGGCA CCAACATCTCAACCGACATCTATCTTATCGCAATACCCCTACCTATGCTTTGGGGATCGAGCCTGAAaatgatcaagaagatcgccTCGACGATTGTACTTGGAGCCG GATCCCGTTCATGGAGCCGAGCTTGCTGGAAGCTGGGGCACTCGCGAAGCCTTTGTCGCCGTAATGACAACCAACCTACCGATCCTCTTTCCGCTCTTCAGGGTCTGGCTCACGCCAATCTTCGGAAGCGTATTACGCTCCTCTCATAA
- a CDS encoding hypothetical protein (CAZy:AA7~antiSMASH:Cluster_10.3~SMCOG1138:FAD linked oxidase domain protein) gives MHFSSKVFAALAAWSTAVTCAKTPFARSDAIGTCSEDLSQLGKKLSKSAKVYCPGSAEFEKATTRWSVLDAPKVNIVVVPGTEKDVATTVKYANSKSLPFLAYNTAHGAITTLGRMDHGIEIYLSQLNKVKVAADGKTVTIGGGTRSKEVTDTLWAANKQTVTGTCECVSYMGPGLGGGHGWLQGHHGIIADQWVSLNIVLADGSFKTIDKKSDLWWALKGAGHNFGIVTSITSKVYEIQHRDWAIETLVFSGEHVEKLYHTANEHLLRKQPEGVINWSYWVHDPTADPENPVILFWLIQEGVKSIDPKISKPFHDLKPIAISPESGDYRDLARWTQIDVDAVPCQKNGLVNPRFPLYLKEYNVAAMKNAWSLFAKETGPDTPFNTSIFMFEGYSTQAVRGTNAKSAAFAFRQENILTAPLITYKPGDTELDKKAASVGNELRHILHRASGQYHMSVYVNYAFGNEDPISWYGKENWRQERLKSLKNKYDPKGKFSFFGPVA, from the exons ATGCATTTCTCAAGTAAAGTGTTTGCCGCACTGGCAGCTTGGAGCACCGCTGTCACATGTGCGAAAACTCCTTTCGCTCGTAGCGATGCCATTGGGACATGTTCTGAAGACCTGAGCCAGCTTGGTAAGAAGTTATCCAAGTCGGCTAAAGTCTACTGTCCAGGATCTGCCGAGTTTGAGAAAGCTACCACTCGTTGGTCTGTTCTCGATGCTCCTAAGGTCAATATAGTTGTCGTTCCTGGTACAGAGAAGGATGTTGCCACGACT GTTAAATATGCCAACTCCAAGAGTCTTCCTTTCCTCGCCTACAACACTGCTCATGGAGCCATCACCACTTTGGGTCGCATGGACCATGGTATTGAGATCTATCTCAGCCAGctgaacaaggtcaaggtcgcTGCTGACGGCAAGACGGTTACTATTGGTGGCGGTACAAGGTCCAAAGAAGTCACCGACACACTCTGGGCTGCCAACAAGCAAACCG TGACCGGAACATGCGAGTGCGTTAGCTATATGGGTCCAGGCCTCGGTGGTGGACATGGCTGGCTCCAAGGCCATCACGGTATCATCGCAGATCAGTGGGTCTCGCTCAACAttgtcttggctgatggATCGTTCAAGACCATCGATAAGAAGTCCGATCTTTGGTGGGCCCTTAAGGGTGCTGGTCACAACTTTGGTATTGTGACATCCATCACTTCCAAGGTGTATGAAATCCAGCATCGAGACTGGGCCATCGAGACACTTGTCTTTAGTGGCGAGCACGTTGAGAAGTTGTATCATACCGCCAATGAGCATCTTCTTCGAAAGCAGCCTGAGGGCGTCATCAACTGGTCTTACTGGGTCCACGACCCTACAGCGGACCCCGAAAAC CCTGTCATTCTCTTCTGGCTCATCCAGGAAGGTGTGAAGAGCATTGATCCCAAGATCTCCAAGCCTTTCCACGATCTGAAACCCATTGCCATCTCTCCTGAGTCCGGAGACTACCGCGATCTTGCCAGGTGGACACAAATCGATGTCGATGCTGTCCCCTGCCAGAAGAATGGTCTTGTCAACCCTCGTTTCCCTCTATACCTCAAGGAGTACAATGTCGCCGCCATGAAGAACGCATGGAGCCTTTTCGCCAAAGAAACAGGTCCTGATACTCCTTTCAACACTTCTATCTTCATGTTTGAGGGTTACTCCACCCAGGCCGTCCGAGGCACTAATGCCAAGAGTGCTGCTTTCGCCTTCCGTCAGGAAAACATCCTCACTGCTCCCTTGATCACATACAAACCTGGGGATACTGAGCTTGACAAGAAGGCCGCCTCTGTTGGTAATGAGTTGCGTCATATTCTCCACAGAGCTTCTGGCCAGTATCACATGAGCGTCTATGTTAACTACGCTTTTGGCAACGAAGATCCCATCAGCTGGTATGGAAAGGAGAACTGGCGGCAAGAGCGTTTGAAGAGTTTGAAGAATAAGTATGATCCCAAGGGAaagttcagcttcttcggTCCTGTGGCATAA